AATCGCTTTTTGAGGGAAGCCAACCGATCGCGCTCTGGTTTGAGAGCGGGCGCGATCGATAAATAGTAGGACCGTAACTCCTCCACCTGGGACGCGCTCCGTGCTTCCGGGGAAAGCTTCAGCAGAGCCACCAAGGCAGGAGGAGTGCGCACGATTTCAAGGGCTCGGGGATCGGCCGACATGGAGAGACGGAAGCGAGCCAACGTGGCGTACTCATGCTTGGAAACCTGATCGAGATGAATCACCAGATTGGAACCGGAGGCCAGCGGCACGCCGTCAGCCGGCAGGATCGACAGCGAATGAGCTTCCCCGAGACGAGGAGCCACCGCCCAGCCCCGATTGGCAGGATCACGGTTTTCCACGGCGGCGGAGGCTGGAAAGTCCTTCTGGGCGAAGCTCGCCGAGGCAAAGCTCAGCGGGATCGTCCGTCCACCGTTGGGAACCAGCTGCAAGCTCGGGCGTGGAACCTCCTGAACCAATCGCTGCCAAACGCCTTGGCGCGATTCATCCAAGAGAGTCACCTTAAATCCCTTGAGCCGGTCATCCGCTCCGTCCGTTCGATTCCACAGGACCAATCGATCGATCGGCACCATCCCCTGCAAGTCCACTTCCCACCAAGGATCCGTGGAAATCTCAGTGTGCGTGGTCGATTTGGACTTCTCATAATGCCCATCGGTGTTCCCATCGATCGCTCGGCCGGCAGCTCCTTCATAGGCCGTAGTGCTCTGCGTGGCCTTGCCTTGGAGGGCTACGTTGTTGCTTCCACTGAAGACCTGAACCTCCGCCAGGGATAGGATCTTCTCCTTTCCTGGCAGCTCAATCCGAAGGTAACGCGCAGAAGCTCGGACTTCCAACGTGGGCATCAACTCAGCCCGAACGCCGCTCAGCAGGTAGTTGCCGCCGGCATGGCCGACTCCTCGACCGGGCGGGCGCTCATCGGGCAAGGCCTCCAGGCGAAGTGCGGCAAGAAGCGTGTTGGTCTTTACCGGGATCACGGCCGTGTAGGTATCGGTCTTGCCCCCACGATCCGCCAGGACCGAACCGTCATCCTGAATGGCCATTTTGGCGCCCGAAGTCGACCGGACCAGCTCCGGCACCAGAACGCTCCAAGGGATCTCTGTCTGGAAGAGCGCCTCCCACTCGGCTTGTGCCCGGGTCAGCTTAGGGGTCGAGGTGCGCTGAATTTTCTCCGAAGCCGCGATTTCCGACTTAAGCTCCCGCTTGAGCTTCTTTTGCTCCTCGGTAAAAAGACTCAACGAAGGAGACTCGTCGCTCCGATCGGCATCGGCCGTGTTGTTCAAGATCGCAAAGAGCCTGAAATAGTCGTCCTGGCTGATAGGGTCGTATTTATGATCGTGGCACTGAGCACAGGACATCGTAGTCCCCATCCAGACGGCCATGGTGGTATTCACGCGATCCACGACAGCCACATTGCGAAACTCCTCGTCGTTAGTCCCCCCCTCATTGTTGGTCATCGTGTTGCGATGGAAGGCAGTGGCGACCAGCTGCTCGTCCGTGGGATCCGGAAGCAGGTCTCCGGCAATCTGCTCGAGGGTAAACTGGTCGAAGGGCTTATTGGAGTTGAGAGCTCGAATCACATAGTCCCGGTAGGCCCAGATCGTACGACCGGGGTCGTCAGCATAACCGCTGGAATCCGCATACCGAGCCTGGTCAAGCCACAACCGAGCCCAATGCTCCCCGAAACTATCCGATTGCAGGAGCCGATCGACCATCCGCTCATAGGCGCCCTCACCAGTGTCCTTCACAAAGCGGTCGACCTCCTCCAAGGAGGGTGGCAACCCCGTCAAATCCAGCGCCGTCCGACGCAGCAGCGCCGCCCGGTCCGCCTCCGGGGCCGGTCCTAACCCCTCTTTTTCCAAGCGCGCCAAAATGAACGCATCGATCGGGTTCCGGGGCCACCGAGCATGCTTGACCTCGGGCAACGGGGGGCGAACGGGTTTGGCATAAGCCCAATGCCGAGCGTACGGTGCGCCTTGGGCGATCCATCGCCGGAGAATATCCACCTCCTGGGAGCTCAAACGCTTTCCACCTTTCGGCGGAGGCATCAGTTCGTCAGGATCCTGAGTCTCGATCCGGGAAATCAGAGCACTCTTCTCCGGATGGCCAGGCACAATCGCCTGAAAACCACCGAGATCCTCCAGGGCGCCTTCAGGCACATCCAGGCGCAAACCGTGCTTGCCCCCCTTGCGATCATTCGCATCCGGTCCGTGACAGCGAAAGCAATTCTCCGACAGAATCCGACGCACATCTCGATTAAAATCCACTCGATCCGATGCACCCTGGGCCAACTGCGCCGCCAACACGGCCAACCACGCGACGGCGGCAAGCCACAGCCCGCCCAGCGGGGCGATTCCCCGGGCGAACAATGCCGAGGGCGCGGGGGAAAATCCCGGGGCGTCAACCGCAGGAGGCGTCAATGGGCAATTCATGTCGGTCTGTTGGCAACGTGATGACTATTTTCCGGTAATCGATGGAGTCCTGGTGACTCACCTATAGTATAACTGGGCGAGAGAAATGCCTATTCAAAGATTCGGAATTGTGGACAGGAATGCGGTAACGGCACGGGTCCATTGTTCGGGAAAAACTTCAATGGAGGAAGCGTGTCCGAGCTGCGGAAATTCCTGCATGACCCGAGGGCCTGAAATCGCCCGAAAGACCGCGCGCGCTTCCTCGATACGAGCCCGGGGATCGGCGGCCCCGTGCAGGAACAGGGCCGGACAGGTAACGTGACGGGCGTAATCGACGGGGTTGTGCAAGAACCCGTTGAAGCCCATCTGCCAACTTCCCCAGCCCAGCAGCAACTGGGCGAAAGGGAAGGTCGGAAGACCCATGGCTTCGAACCGGTGCTTGACGGTGGTGGAAAGCCGGTCGAACACAGATTCCACAATGATTCCGTCGACCTTCAACCCATGCCGGGCGATGGCACACAACACCGCAGCCGCTCCCATGGATTGACCGTAGAGGATGCACCGGGAGTGGCCCAACACTTCGCGGCCAAACCGCGCGGCTCCCACTACGTCTTCCGCCTCACGAAGCCCAATCGTGGTGTAAGCCTCACTGGATTCGCCCGATCCTCGGAAATCTACCAGTAAGACCGAGTATCCCAGTTCCAAAAACGCCAGGGCCTCCGGCAACAGTCCGCTTTTTTCGGAGGCGTAGCCGTGGAGAAAAATCACCAAAGGGCCCCCACGCTGTTGGCACCGGTACCACCCGCCTAGCTGGACCGATTCCGCCACCGGAATACGAACCGAGCGAGCGTCTGGACCAAGGGCTTCCGCCGACACGGAGGTTCGCGGCCTGGGCAGATCCACCCCGTTCAGCAGCACTTTCAACTTCTGTGAAACACTGAGGGTCTCCGGCTTGCCGGTCTTTTCACGGGCCGAGGAAAACCGCAGCATGGAACGCGCATGGCGATAGGCCAGCGCATTCATGGCCACAAAACCCAAAGCAACTAGGCCAACGCCAGCCTGCATCATTGAGAGTCCAAACATGTGCGATGGCGAGAAGCTAGGGGGAAAAAAGCCAGTTGTCAGGTGCGAATCCAAAACGCAACCCCAGTTTTCAGTTCACTTTTGGTAGGTTTCGATGTCTTGTGACGGCCGCGGGTGCGACCGCCGGGTACCGGTATCAGAACCCTAACGATCATATGAATTCATCCTGCAGTCACTTTGAAGGGGTGTTGGATCGGTATTTCGAGGAAGTCCTCGCCGATCAACCTGTGTTTGCGACCTACTCCGGGCTGCGAAGCGGCGAAGGAAGGCTGGGGAAGACCGGCGAAGCCTTCGAGATGAAGCAAGAGAAACGCCGGCGCCGCACTCTGATGGCGCTGAATGAAATCAACCCCCGGGACCTTTCCCACGAGCAACACCTCGATCGCTTGGCCCTCCGCAGTCAACTGCTCCGCGAGTGTGAAGACTACCAGCGCGGACGCCAAAAGCTGGATCCGTCTGCCGTGGACCAATTGTTGAACTTGCTCCTGCATGAGCTGCAACGCGGAGAAGATGAACCCGGGCGGGCAGCAAAAAACGTACGCTCGATCCTGCGACTGGCCCCGGCCTACCTCGCGGAAGCCGCATCCCTGGTCACATCCCCAGAACCGGTGTGGCGAAGGATTCTGGATCAAACCATCCAAGGAGCCCCGTCCTTATTCAAGGCGGTCAAAGATTTTCTGGGCAGCCACGCTCCAAGCCGCACCGACGAGACCCTCATCGACGCGGCCAGCCGCGCCTGCGAAGGTTACCACACTTCGATTTTCGAGCGAAAACCTGCGCAAAATGGGTCCTTTAGCATCGGACCCGAATGCATGTCGCGACGGGTCAGGGACCAACTGGGCCTGGATTACACTCTGGGCGAGATCGAATCGCTCGCTACCGCCGAGACCGAACGCATCGGCAAGTTGCTCCAAGTGGCGTGCGCGCGTTTCGGTCCCGGAAAACACGCCGACGAGATCATTGCCGATGCCCGGGCGGGATGGGATCCTGGTCCGGACCTGCTGAAGTTTTACCAACGCGAGACCCGTCGCGTGGCCGAAGCTTTCCGATCTTCAAAAGCAGTGAGCTTTCCGCGCAACGAGACACTGGAGGTTCGTCCCGTGCCCGAGTTCATGCGGCATTTATATCCCACCGCGGCGTATTCCTCACCTGGACCATTCGCTCCAAAACAGCGCGGGATCTTCTGGGTCAACGACCTCAGCCTCACCAAAACCACGGCCGCTGAGCAGCGCGCCGAGCGACAGCAGCATTTCGGGCTGAGTCTTACCTGCGCCCATGAGGCCTATCCCGGCCATCACCTCCAGTTCATCACCGCCAATCAGCACCCCCGTCGCTGGCGACGCCTGTTCGCCCACGCGGTCTTTTACGAGGGTTGGACTCTATGGTGCGAGCAGATGATGGTGGACCTCAAGGTGGATCGCTCGCCCTGGCTGAGGGTGCAGCAACTGCACGATGCCCTCTGGCGAGCGCATCGAATTCTGGTGGATCTCCGCCTGCAGACCGGCCGCTACAGCTATGAGCAGGGGGTCAAGCACTTGCAAAAGCATCTGGGTTTCACTTCCGCGCGAGCGTCTGCCGACGTAAATTGGTACACTGCCTCCCCGACGGTGCCCATGAGCTACTGGTTGGGCCGGCTGGAGAATGAGCGACTTCGACAGCGCCTGATGATGGGACGGAAATGGAGCCTGCAGCGCTTTAATGATTGGCTGCTAAGTTTCGGTACTCTGCCTCAGGCCTGGATTGAGAAGTATGGCCTCGACTGAACAGAACCATGGTGCTGGCGTTCCATAAGCCCTACGGAGTACTTTCGGCCTTCACCCCGGACGGCTCACCGCATCGAACCCTGGCTGAATTCGGCTTCCCTCGGACGGTGTATCCGCTGGGAAGATTGGATGCCGACTCCGAAGGTTTACTGCTCCTCAGCGACGAAAAGGAACTGAACCATCGCCTGCTCAACCCAAAGTTCCAGCATCGGCGAACCTATTGGTCCCAGGTAGACCAGTGGCCCACCGGGGAAGCCCTTCATCGGCTTCAGAGCGGCGTGAAGCTCCCGGATCATCAGTGCCTGCCCTGCCGCGCTTGGGTTCTAGAGCCACAACCCAAACTACCAGAACGGGTTCCACCCATCCGAATGCGCAAAAATATCCCCACCTGTTGGGTCGGACTGACGTTGACGGAGGGGAAAAACCGACAGGTACGCCGCATGACTGCCGCGGTCGGACATCCGACGCTCCGCTTGATCCGAGTTCAAATTGGAGAGATCCGCCTGGGGGATTTAGCCCCCGGGAGCTGGGTGACCCTCAACGATGCCGACCGCCAGCTGATCTTTGTGCAAAGTTAACTCCGCCGTTCAAATGTAAGCGCCACCGAGGCAGAGTGTTGCCATGGGGTTCCAACCTCCGTGGGGTGGGGGTAATAGAGATGATCGGGCTGATCGAAGATCCCCGTCATCGATCCTCCGAAAACACCGAGCGATCACCTAGCGATGCCACGGCTGGGGAGGGACCGGTGGGACCCCGGGCGGGGGGGAGACGGCATTGGTGGCCCCCGAACCGGTTGTCTACGCGAAGTGTCGAGCAACCCTGGAGTTCCTGACCCAGCCGTACCGATTATTTCATACGTACGTATGGAATAATCGGTTGGAGTGCCGGGGAGACTTTCTAAATGCTCAATGGCTGCTCCATCCTAGGGGCCTCCCATAGAACCAATCTCACCCACTTCTGATCCCCCCGCAACGGGGCGCGTTTTTCTGATGGCCAATCAGCAGCTTCTGGTCCATAGTAATCAGGCCTAAACCCTGGAATCGAACGTCGTAACATCTGCCGTAACAACTGTGCCCCAATCACGTATGAAGCCCCAGAAAGCCTTGCGCTTCCTTCTTCTGCTCCTCGGCCTGACCTCCTCAAACCTCGTCCTAGCCCAGGACGGCCTGATCGTTTCGGAGATCCTTGCCGCCAACTCAAACACGATCAAAGACGATGCCGGAGAGTCCTCCGACTATGTGGAACTCTATAACGGAGGCACCGCACCCGTGAATCTAGCAGGTTACTACCTCACGGATACGGCGGCAAATCTGACTCAATGGCAGTTTCCAGCCACGAACCTGCCTGCGGGTCGTCACCTGCTGATTTGGGCTTCCGGACGCGATCGCCGGGTGGCTGGCGCCCCCCTGCATACCAACTTCAGGTTGGGGCAATCCGGAGAGGCTATTTACCTGGTGAAGCCGGATAGGCAGATCGCGCATGGCTTCGAGTTCGGTCCGCAGGCCACGGACCGTTCCTACGGGCTTACCGCTGAGGTTCTATCCACCACCAGTCTGGTAGCGAGCGGAGCTCAAGCCCGTTACCTGGTCCCGACCAACAACGCCTTCGCACACACCAACACGCTGGCTGCCAACCGTTGGACCTCGCCTACCTTCAACGACAGCACTTGGCGGACCGGAGCCACCGGCTTCGGGTTC
This genomic stretch from Verrucomicrobiales bacterium harbors:
- a CDS encoding alpha/beta fold hydrolase, which codes for MFGLSMMQAGVGLVALGFVAMNALAYRHARSMLRFSSAREKTGKPETLSVSQKLKVLLNGVDLPRPRTSVSAEALGPDARSVRIPVAESVQLGGWYRCQQRGGPLVIFLHGYASEKSGLLPEALAFLELGYSVLLVDFRGSGESSEAYTTIGLREAEDVVGAARFGREVLGHSRCILYGQSMGAAAVLCAIARHGLKVDGIIVESVFDRLSTTVKHRFEAMGLPTFPFAQLLLGWGSWQMGFNGFLHNPVDYARHVTCPALFLHGAADPRARIEEARAVFRAISGPRVMQEFPQLGHASSIEVFPEQWTRAVTAFLSTIPNL
- a CDS encoding DUF1553 domain-containing protein, with the translated sequence MNCPLTPPAVDAPGFSPAPSALFARGIAPLGGLWLAAVAWLAVLAAQLAQGASDRVDFNRDVRRILSENCFRCHGPDANDRKGGKHGLRLDVPEGALEDLGGFQAIVPGHPEKSALISRIETQDPDELMPPPKGGKRLSSQEVDILRRWIAQGAPYARHWAYAKPVRPPLPEVKHARWPRNPIDAFILARLEKEGLGPAPEADRAALLRRTALDLTGLPPSLEEVDRFVKDTGEGAYERMVDRLLQSDSFGEHWARLWLDQARYADSSGYADDPGRTIWAYRDYVIRALNSNKPFDQFTLEQIAGDLLPDPTDEQLVATAFHRNTMTNNEGGTNDEEFRNVAVVDRVNTTMAVWMGTTMSCAQCHDHKYDPISQDDYFRLFAILNNTADADRSDESPSLSLFTEEQKKLKRELKSEIAASEKIQRTSTPKLTRAQAEWEALFQTEIPWSVLVPELVRSTSGAKMAIQDDGSVLADRGGKTDTYTAVIPVKTNTLLAALRLEALPDERPPGRGVGHAGGNYLLSGVRAELMPTLEVRASARYLRIELPGKEKILSLAEVQVFSGSNNVALQGKATQSTTAYEGAAGRAIDGNTDGHYEKSKSTTHTEISTDPWWEVDLQGMVPIDRLVLWNRTDGADDRLKGFKVTLLDESRQGVWQRLVQEVPRPSLQLVPNGGRTIPLSFASASFAQKDFPASAAVENRDPANRGWAVAPRLGEAHSLSILPADGVPLASGSNLVIHLDQVSKHEYATLARFRLSMSADPRALEIVRTPPALVALLKLSPEARSASQVEELRSYYLSIAPALKPERDRLASLKKRLEEVRPYSTVPILRELAKDQRRKTHLQRRGNFLDLGHEVTEGLPGAFQTGEAPAPEGRLSLARWLVSRDNPLTARVAVNRFWEAIFGVGIVRTSEEFGAQGELPSHPELLDWLAVEFMESGWDTKALLKRLVTSASYRQSSKVTADLSARDPDNRLLARGPRFRLAAEMIRDQAMHVSGLLSPKMYGPPVKPPQPRMGLSAAFGSGTDWETSSGEDRYRRGIYTTWRRSNPYPSMATFDAPNREVCTVRRDRSNTPLQALVTLNDPVYLEAAQALGRRMASAGATPADKARHGFRLCLSRSPAETELSALLKLYARTYERFVGDASRAKELAVASMSEAPKGADVAELAAWTVVGNVLLNLDETLMKR
- a CDS encoding DUF885 domain-containing protein, yielding MNSSCSHFEGVLDRYFEEVLADQPVFATYSGLRSGEGRLGKTGEAFEMKQEKRRRRTLMALNEINPRDLSHEQHLDRLALRSQLLRECEDYQRGRQKLDPSAVDQLLNLLLHELQRGEDEPGRAAKNVRSILRLAPAYLAEAASLVTSPEPVWRRILDQTIQGAPSLFKAVKDFLGSHAPSRTDETLIDAASRACEGYHTSIFERKPAQNGSFSIGPECMSRRVRDQLGLDYTLGEIESLATAETERIGKLLQVACARFGPGKHADEIIADARAGWDPGPDLLKFYQRETRRVAEAFRSSKAVSFPRNETLEVRPVPEFMRHLYPTAAYSSPGPFAPKQRGIFWVNDLSLTKTTAAEQRAERQQHFGLSLTCAHEAYPGHHLQFITANQHPRRWRRLFAHAVFYEGWTLWCEQMMVDLKVDRSPWLRVQQLHDALWRAHRILVDLRLQTGRYSYEQGVKHLQKHLGFTSARASADVNWYTASPTVPMSYWLGRLENERLRQRLMMGRKWSLQRFNDWLLSFGTLPQAWIEKYGLD
- a CDS encoding pseudouridine synthase, producing MVLAFHKPYGVLSAFTPDGSPHRTLAEFGFPRTVYPLGRLDADSEGLLLLSDEKELNHRLLNPKFQHRRTYWSQVDQWPTGEALHRLQSGVKLPDHQCLPCRAWVLEPQPKLPERVPPIRMRKNIPTCWVGLTLTEGKNRQVRRMTAAVGHPTLRLIRVQIGEIRLGDLAPGSWVTLNDADRQLIFVQS